From a region of the Actinomadura luzonensis genome:
- a CDS encoding glucosyl-3-phosphoglycerate synthase: protein MLPEVRGWLRRRMSSAADWPLPELLAAKGSTTVSVVLPARDERETVGEIVQTLRRDLDGLVDELVVIDSRSRDDTARVAARAGARVHAQDDILPHLRPLDGKGEALWKSLAVTRGDVVVFADADIRHFRASLVGGVLGPLLADPSLVYVKGCYDRPLDGAPSGGGRVTELVARPLLNLHWPELAGFVQPLAGEYAGRRSALERVPFLTGYGVELGLLIDLLDLAGLDAFAQVDLGSREHAPQSVDALGAMAGQIMLAAWSRLERQGKIRSCHDPSGLLTQFRRGPAGHSAASRDVRIAERPPMITLPDRLPAGAY from the coding sequence ATGCTGCCCGAGGTGCGCGGATGGCTGCGGCGCCGGATGTCGTCGGCCGCCGACTGGCCGCTCCCAGAGCTGCTGGCCGCCAAGGGGAGCACGACCGTCAGCGTGGTGCTCCCGGCGCGCGACGAGCGCGAGACCGTCGGCGAGATCGTCCAGACCCTCCGCCGCGACCTGGACGGCCTGGTGGACGAGCTCGTCGTCATCGACTCGCGCTCGCGCGACGACACCGCCCGCGTGGCCGCCCGCGCCGGCGCCCGCGTGCACGCCCAGGACGACATCCTGCCGCACCTGCGCCCGCTCGACGGCAAGGGCGAGGCGCTGTGGAAGTCGCTCGCCGTCACCCGGGGCGACGTCGTGGTCTTCGCCGACGCCGACATCCGGCACTTCCGGGCCTCGCTGGTCGGCGGCGTGCTCGGCCCGCTGCTCGCCGACCCGAGCCTCGTCTACGTCAAGGGCTGCTACGACCGTCCCCTGGACGGCGCGCCGAGCGGCGGCGGCCGGGTCACCGAGCTGGTCGCCCGCCCGCTGCTCAACCTGCACTGGCCCGAGCTGGCCGGCTTCGTGCAGCCGCTGGCCGGGGAGTACGCCGGCCGTCGCTCCGCGCTGGAGCGGGTGCCGTTCCTGACCGGCTACGGCGTCGAGCTCGGCCTGCTCATCGACCTGCTCGACCTGGCCGGGCTGGACGCCTTCGCCCAGGTGGACCTGGGCTCGCGCGAGCACGCGCCGCAGTCCGTGGACGCCCTCGGCGCGATGGCGGGGCAGATCATGCTGGCCGCCTGGTCCCGGCTGGAGCGTCAGGGCAAGATCCGGTCCTGCCACGACCCGTCCGGCCTGCTGACCCAGTTCCGGCGCGGGCCGGCCGGACACAGCGCGGCGAGCCGGGACGTCCGCATCGCCGAACGCCCGCCCATGATCACCCTTCCCGATCGCCTTCCTGCCGGGGCGTACTGA
- a CDS encoding helix-turn-helix domain-containing protein translates to MASLLGEEPLSLTQELDLIAFGQRLRHLRKQRGLTLSDLGSRVNRAPSQLSLLENGKREPKLSLLKSLATALGVPVEELLRRQPPNRRAQLEIALEEAQRDPLYAGLGLPRLKVSARVPNDVLEHLLGLYGELRARQARGTATPEEARAANAELRRRQREVGNYFPEIEQAAAEALDAVGYRTGALSQSTIQSLVTHFGYTVHTAQDLPRSVRSITDMRNRRIYVKHEQLGMHTPRTILLQTLGHLALGHDKPRDFADFLRQRTEANYFAAAVLVPERAAALYLQEAKSDRALSVEDLRDVFAVSYEMAAHRFTNLATHHLGLVCHFVRNDAGGIIYKAYENDGIVFPADEQGAIEGQRMCLQWSGRQVFQSPDRFSVYYQYSDSPTGTYFCVAHVDPSRERDFAITLGVPYKESRWFRGRETTHRTKSNCPNGDCCRRPPAELAERWEGYAWPSARANSHILAALPPGSFPGVDEADVYTFLERHTKGT, encoded by the coding sequence ATGGCGTCGTTGCTGGGCGAAGAACCGCTGTCTTTGACGCAGGAGCTCGATCTGATCGCGTTTGGCCAACGCCTGCGCCACCTGCGCAAACAGCGCGGCCTGACGCTGTCCGACCTCGGCTCACGGGTCAACCGGGCGCCCAGTCAGCTCTCTCTGCTGGAGAACGGCAAACGTGAGCCGAAGCTGTCGTTGCTCAAGTCCCTGGCGACCGCGCTCGGCGTCCCGGTCGAGGAGCTGCTGCGCCGCCAGCCGCCCAACCGCCGCGCCCAGCTGGAGATCGCGCTGGAGGAGGCCCAGCGCGACCCCCTATACGCCGGGCTCGGCCTGCCCCGGCTGAAGGTCTCCGCCCGCGTGCCCAACGACGTCCTGGAGCACCTGCTCGGCCTGTACGGCGAGCTGCGCGCCCGCCAGGCCCGCGGCACCGCCACCCCCGAGGAGGCGCGCGCCGCCAACGCCGAGCTGCGCCGCCGCCAGCGCGAGGTCGGCAACTACTTCCCCGAGATCGAGCAGGCCGCCGCCGAGGCCCTGGACGCGGTCGGCTACCGCACCGGCGCGCTGTCGCAGAGCACGATCCAGAGCCTGGTCACGCACTTCGGCTACACCGTCCACACCGCCCAGGACCTGCCGCGTTCGGTGCGTTCCATCACCGACATGCGCAACCGGCGCATCTACGTCAAGCACGAGCAGCTCGGCATGCACACCCCGCGCACGATCCTGCTCCAGACGCTCGGCCACCTCGCGCTCGGCCACGACAAGCCCCGCGACTTCGCCGACTTCCTGCGCCAGCGCACCGAGGCCAACTACTTCGCCGCCGCCGTGCTGGTCCCCGAGCGGGCCGCCGCGCTCTACCTGCAGGAGGCCAAGTCCGACCGGGCGTTGTCGGTCGAGGACCTGCGGGACGTCTTCGCGGTGTCGTACGAGATGGCCGCGCACCGCTTCACCAACCTCGCCACCCACCACCTCGGCCTGGTCTGCCACTTCGTGCGCAACGACGCCGGCGGCATCATCTACAAGGCCTACGAGAACGACGGCATCGTCTTCCCCGCCGACGAGCAGGGCGCCATCGAGGGGCAGCGGATGTGCCTGCAGTGGTCGGGGCGGCAGGTGTTCCAGTCGCCGGACCGGTTCTCGGTCTACTACCAGTACTCCGACTCGCCCACCGGCACGTACTTCTGCGTCGCGCACGTGGACCCCTCGCGCGAGCGGGACTTCGCGATCACGCTGGGGGTGCCGTACAAGGAGTCGCGGTGGTTCAGGGGGCGCGAGACCACCCACCGCACCAAGTCGAACTGCCCGAACGGCGACTGCTGCCGCCGCCCGCCCGCCGAGCTGGCCGAGCGCTGGGAGGGGTACGCCTGGCCGTCGGCCCGCGCCAACTCCCACATCCTCGCCGCGCTGCCGCCGGGGTCGTTCCCCGGCGTGGACGAGGCGGACGTGTACACCTTCCTGGAACGCCACACAAAAGGTACATAA
- the aceA gene encoding isocitrate lyase, with the protein MIDRLKGAAEQLQDEWDNDPRWEGIERTYSAEDVIRLRGSVQEEHTLARLGAERLWHLLHTEDYVNSLGALTGNQAVQQVKAGLKAIYLSGWQVAADANLGGQTYPDQSLYPANSVPAVVRRINNALLRADQITWSEGIEGPHWLAPIVADAEAGFGGVLNAFELMKGMIAAGAAGVHWEDQLASEKKCGHLGGKVLIPTGQHIKTLNAARLAADVCGVPSLVIARTDAQAATLLTSDVDPRDQRFTTGDRTAEGFYRVRNGIQACIARGLAYAPYSDLLWMETGTPDLDVAREFAEAIKAEYPDQMLAYNCSPSFNWKKHLDDSTIAKFQRELGHMGYKFQFITLAGFHSLNYSMFDLAQGYASDGMSAYVELQEREFAAEQRGYTATRHQREVGTGYFDLVSTAVAPDSSTTALRGSTEEEQFAH; encoded by the coding sequence ATGATCGATCGCCTCAAGGGAGCTGCTGAGCAGCTGCAGGACGAGTGGGACAACGACCCCCGCTGGGAGGGCATCGAGCGCACCTACAGCGCCGAGGACGTGATCCGGTTGCGCGGCAGCGTCCAGGAGGAGCACACGCTGGCCCGGCTGGGCGCCGAGCGGCTGTGGCACCTCCTGCACACCGAGGACTACGTCAACAGCCTCGGCGCCCTGACCGGCAACCAGGCCGTGCAGCAGGTGAAGGCGGGCCTGAAGGCGATCTACCTGTCCGGCTGGCAGGTGGCCGCGGACGCCAACCTGGGCGGGCAGACCTACCCGGACCAGAGCCTGTACCCGGCCAACTCGGTGCCGGCCGTCGTGCGCCGCATCAACAACGCGCTGCTGCGCGCCGACCAGATCACCTGGTCGGAGGGCATCGAGGGCCCGCACTGGCTGGCGCCCATCGTGGCCGACGCCGAGGCCGGCTTCGGCGGCGTGCTGAACGCGTTCGAGCTGATGAAGGGCATGATCGCGGCCGGCGCCGCGGGCGTGCACTGGGAGGACCAGCTCGCCTCCGAGAAGAAGTGCGGCCACCTGGGCGGCAAGGTGCTCATCCCGACCGGCCAGCACATCAAGACGCTCAACGCCGCCCGCCTGGCCGCCGACGTGTGCGGCGTGCCCAGCCTGGTCATCGCGCGGACCGACGCTCAGGCCGCGACGCTCCTGACCAGCGACGTCGACCCGCGCGACCAGCGGTTCACCACCGGCGACCGCACCGCCGAGGGCTTCTACCGGGTGCGCAACGGCATCCAGGCGTGCATCGCGCGCGGCCTGGCCTACGCCCCGTACTCCGACCTGCTGTGGATGGAGACCGGCACGCCGGACCTGGACGTGGCGCGCGAGTTCGCCGAGGCGATCAAGGCCGAGTACCCGGACCAGATGCTCGCCTACAACTGCTCGCCGTCGTTCAACTGGAAGAAGCACCTGGACGACTCGACGATCGCCAAGTTCCAGCGCGAGCTGGGCCACATGGGGTACAAGTTCCAGTTCATCACCCTGGCCGGCTTCCACTCGCTGAACTACTCGATGTTCGACCTCGCCCAGGGCTACGCCAGCGACGGCATGAGCGCCTACGTCGAGCTGCAGGAGCGCGAGTTCGCCGCCGAGCAGCGCGGCTACACCGCCACCCGGCACCAGCGTGAGGTCGGCACCGGCTACTTCGACCTGGTCAGCACCGCCGTCGCCCCTGACTCCTCGACGACCGCGCTGCGCGGCTCGACCGAAGAGGAGCAGTTCGCCCACTAG
- a CDS encoding restriction endonuclease: MARGRGRRRIRDVRTAGVVAGAAGAAWLVAEHPVGTAVGAGVLAVLFVAGLIARQRVVQARRRLFVAANAELEKVDRLSGPEFEHLVAERLVTDGFRRVRVCGRAADGGVDITAVAPGGGRYAVQCKRYKGSVGAPAVRNFQGALANAFAGHTGVLVTSGRLTRQARLEALEARQPLVLLERDRLAEWLAGAWSLLPARAGPGAAEEDPA; encoded by the coding sequence ATGGCGAGGGGCCGTGGCAGGCGGAGGATCCGGGACGTCCGGACGGCCGGCGTCGTGGCGGGCGCGGCGGGTGCGGCGTGGCTGGTCGCCGAGCATCCGGTCGGTACGGCGGTGGGCGCCGGCGTGCTCGCGGTGCTGTTCGTCGCCGGGCTGATCGCCCGGCAGCGGGTCGTCCAGGCGCGGAGGCGGCTGTTCGTGGCCGCCAACGCCGAGCTGGAGAAGGTGGACCGCCTGTCGGGGCCCGAGTTCGAGCACCTGGTCGCCGAGCGGCTGGTCACCGACGGCTTCCGCCGGGTGCGGGTGTGCGGGCGGGCCGCCGACGGCGGCGTGGACATCACGGCGGTGGCCCCCGGGGGTGGCCGTTACGCCGTCCAGTGCAAGCGTTACAAGGGGTCGGTGGGCGCGCCCGCGGTGCGCAACTTCCAGGGCGCGCTGGCCAACGCCTTCGCCGGTCACACCGGCGTCCTCGTCACCTCCGGCCGCCTCACCAGGCAGGCCCGGCTGGAGGCGCTGGAGGCCAGGCAGCCGCTGGTCCTGCTCGAACGCGACCGGCTGGCCGAATGGCTGGCGGGCGCCTGGTCGCTGCTGCCCGCGCGGGCCGGGCCGGGCGCGGCGGAGGAGGACCCGGCGTGA
- a CDS encoding 6-phospho-beta-glucosidase: MRLAVLGGGGFRVPLVYGALLRDRAEPRVKEIVLYDVSAERLAVIGHVLRQLAAGHDDPPAVRVTTSLDEALREADFVFSAIRVGGLAGRTADERVALELGLLGQETTGPGGVAYGLRTVPVAVRVAERVAALAPRAWVINFTNPAGMITEAMRRVLGDRVIGICDSPIGLIRRAAAALGLDPARVWPDYVGLNHLGWLRGLLHEGRDVLPELLADDAALHRVEEARLFGPEWVRTLGALPNEYLYYYYFTRESVAALRGRTRGETLLGQQNAFYAAVRASPGEALAAWRRARRERDESYMAEARDTADAGERDAADLEAGGYEGIALALMAALARGEPSTMILNVGNGAAVPGLPAEAVVEVPCAVGAAGVRPLATRPLPGRFLGLLQQVKAVEQTTVEAALSGSAALAVEAFALHPLVDSVSTARALLDGYRARIPELAEVIRG, from the coding sequence ATGAGACTGGCCGTGCTCGGGGGCGGCGGCTTCCGCGTCCCGCTGGTTTACGGCGCGCTGCTGCGCGACCGGGCCGAGCCGCGGGTGAAGGAGATCGTGCTGTACGACGTGTCCGCCGAGCGGCTGGCGGTCATCGGGCACGTGCTGCGTCAGCTCGCCGCCGGCCACGACGACCCGCCCGCGGTGCGCGTCACGACCTCGCTCGACGAGGCCCTGCGGGAGGCCGACTTCGTCTTCTCCGCGATCCGGGTGGGCGGGCTGGCCGGGCGCACCGCCGACGAGCGGGTGGCGCTGGAGCTGGGCCTGCTCGGCCAGGAGACCACCGGCCCGGGCGGCGTCGCGTACGGCCTGCGCACGGTGCCCGTCGCGGTGCGGGTGGCCGAGCGGGTCGCCGCGCTGGCCCCGCGCGCCTGGGTCATCAACTTCACCAACCCCGCCGGCATGATCACCGAGGCGATGCGCCGGGTGCTCGGCGACCGGGTGATCGGCATCTGCGACTCGCCGATCGGGCTCATCCGCCGCGCCGCGGCCGCCCTCGGCCTCGACCCGGCCCGCGTCTGGCCCGACTACGTGGGGCTCAACCACCTGGGCTGGCTGCGCGGCCTCCTGCACGAGGGCCGCGACGTGCTGCCCGAGCTGCTGGCCGACGACGCGGCGCTGCATCGGGTCGAGGAGGCCCGCCTGTTCGGCCCCGAGTGGGTGCGCACCCTCGGCGCGCTGCCCAACGAGTACCTGTACTACTACTACTTCACCCGCGAGTCGGTCGCCGCCCTGCGGGGCCGCACCCGGGGCGAGACCCTGCTCGGCCAGCAGAACGCCTTCTACGCCGCCGTCCGGGCGAGCCCCGGCGAGGCGCTGGCCGCGTGGCGGCGGGCGCGCAGGGAGCGCGACGAGTCGTACATGGCCGAGGCCCGCGACACCGCCGACGCGGGCGAGCGCGACGCCGCCGACCTGGAGGCGGGCGGCTACGAGGGCATCGCCCTGGCCCTGATGGCGGCCCTGGCGCGCGGCGAGCCGTCCACCATGATCCTCAACGTCGGCAACGGCGCGGCCGTCCCCGGCCTGCCCGCGGAGGCGGTGGTGGAGGTCCCGTGCGCGGTGGGGGCCGCGGGCGTCCGCCCGCTGGCCACCCGGCCGCTGCCGGGCCGCTTCCTGGGCCTGCTGCAGCAGGTCAAGGCGGTGGAGCAGACCACCGTCGAGGCGGCGCTCAGCGGGTCGGCCGCGCTCGCCGTCGAGGCGTTCGCGCTGCACCCCCTGGTCGACTCCGTCTCCACGGCCCGCGCCCTGCTCGACGGCTACCGTGCCCGCATCCCGGAACTGGCCGAGGTCATCCGCGGCTGA
- a CDS encoding DeoR/GlpR family DNA-binding transcription regulator, whose translation MLQRLRHAEIMRRVRLSGATSVRDLASQLGVSPSTIRRDLEVLDRDGTLRRVRGGALASVDADADRPFAEVAEVDEQDKEAVAARAAELVRDGDVVLLDIGTTVMRLARRLRGRRVTVVTSSLAVLDALRCDPEAELLLLGGMVRRSYHSLVGVLTEAALKQVVADRVFLGASGVRPDGQLVDTTLAEVPLKRAMIAAAGQVVLLVDRHKFPGTGALRVCGPEDVDVVVTNAGADPATLACLAAAGTEVLLT comes from the coding sequence GTGCTCCAGCGCCTCAGGCATGCCGAGATCATGCGCCGCGTGCGGCTCTCGGGCGCCACCAGCGTGCGCGATCTCGCCAGCCAGCTCGGCGTGAGCCCGTCCACCATCCGCCGCGACCTCGAGGTCCTCGACCGCGACGGCACGCTGCGCCGGGTCCGCGGGGGCGCGCTGGCCAGCGTCGACGCCGACGCCGACCGTCCCTTCGCCGAGGTGGCCGAGGTCGACGAGCAGGACAAGGAGGCCGTGGCCGCGCGCGCCGCCGAGCTGGTCCGCGACGGCGACGTCGTCCTGCTCGACATCGGCACCACGGTCATGCGCCTGGCCCGGCGGCTGCGCGGCCGGCGGGTCACCGTCGTCACCTCCAGCCTCGCCGTGCTCGACGCGCTGCGCTGCGACCCCGAGGCCGAGCTGCTGCTGCTCGGCGGCATGGTGCGGCGCTCGTACCACTCGCTGGTCGGGGTGCTCACCGAGGCCGCGCTGAAGCAGGTGGTGGCCGACCGGGTGTTCCTCGGCGCGAGCGGGGTGCGGCCCGACGGCCAGCTCGTGGACACCACGCTCGCCGAGGTGCCGCTGAAACGCGCCATGATCGCCGCGGCCGGGCAGGTGGTGCTGCTGGTGGACCGGCACAAGTTCCCCGGCACCGGCGCGCTGCGGGTCTGCGGGCCCGAGGACGTCGACGTCGTCGTCACGAACGCGGGCGCCGACCCGGCCACGCTGGCCTGCCTGGCCGCCGCGGGCACCGAGGTGCTGCTCACGTGA
- a CDS encoding carbohydrate kinase family protein produces the protein MSAQAYDPLAGERTPGGPQFDVFLAGTVFLDIIFTGLPAMPAAGTEIWAEGMGSCPGGIANLAIATSRLGLRTSLAAAFGDDDYGDFCWRTLEEQESVDLSRSRRFEHWHSPVTVSMAVHRDRSMVTHGHPPPMPASEMIGKPPRSKAVIVSLSPDEPLGTPGSACNWAELAHRDGALLFADVGWDPSGAWPAGVLEQLSLCHAFMPNAIEAMAYTRTDTPRDALYAIADLVPLAVVTDGANGAMAIDSSTGEESFVPAPRVTALDPTGAGDVFGAGFVLGTLCNWPLADRLAFAEVCAALAVQQFGGSLAAPGWGDIADWWHEVRAAARHSGAYGSSLARRYAFLDRLVPTVPVGAVRRAAATIARYADVGVAPGAQQAPAAADEDPGTPRVPAQKE, from the coding sequence GTGTCTGCCCAGGCGTACGACCCTCTCGCCGGCGAGCGGACGCCCGGCGGCCCGCAGTTCGACGTGTTCCTGGCCGGCACCGTCTTCCTGGACATCATCTTCACCGGCCTGCCCGCGATGCCCGCCGCCGGCACCGAGATCTGGGCCGAGGGCATGGGCTCGTGCCCCGGCGGCATCGCCAACCTGGCCATCGCCACCAGCCGCCTCGGCCTGCGCACGTCCCTCGCGGCGGCCTTCGGCGACGACGACTACGGCGACTTCTGCTGGCGCACCCTGGAGGAGCAGGAGTCGGTCGACCTGTCGCGCTCGCGCCGCTTCGAGCACTGGCACTCGCCCGTCACGGTCTCCATGGCCGTCCACCGCGACCGCAGCATGGTCACCCACGGCCATCCCCCGCCCATGCCCGCCTCGGAGATGATCGGCAAGCCGCCGCGCTCCAAGGCCGTGATCGTGTCGCTCTCCCCCGACGAGCCGCTCGGCACCCCCGGCAGCGCCTGCAACTGGGCGGAGCTGGCGCACCGCGACGGCGCGCTGCTGTTCGCCGACGTCGGCTGGGACCCCTCCGGCGCCTGGCCCGCCGGGGTGCTGGAACAGCTCTCGCTGTGCCACGCGTTCATGCCGAACGCCATCGAGGCCATGGCCTACACCCGCACCGACACCCCGCGTGACGCGCTCTACGCGATCGCCGACCTCGTCCCGCTCGCCGTGGTCACCGACGGCGCCAACGGCGCGATGGCCATCGACTCCTCCACCGGCGAGGAGTCGTTCGTCCCCGCCCCGCGCGTCACCGCGCTGGACCCGACCGGCGCGGGCGACGTGTTCGGCGCGGGCTTCGTGCTCGGCACGCTGTGCAACTGGCCGCTCGCCGACCGGCTCGCCTTCGCCGAGGTGTGCGCGGCGCTCGCCGTGCAGCAGTTCGGCGGGTCGCTGGCCGCGCCCGGCTGGGGCGACATCGCCGACTGGTGGCACGAGGTGCGCGCGGCGGCCCGGCACAGCGGCGCCTACGGCAGCTCGCTGGCCCGCCGCTACGCCTTCCTCGACCGCCTCGTCCCCACCGTCCCGGTCGGGGCGGTGCGCCGCGCCGCCGCCACGATCGCCCGCTACGCCGACGTCGGCGTCGCACCGGGTGCCCAGCAGGCCCCGGCCGCGGCGGACGAGGACCCCGGCACCCCCCGCGTGCCCGCGCAGAAGGAGTAA
- a CDS encoding extracellular solute-binding protein: MTPSTRRPRRAPATAATALLAAALVLTACAPGSTAPPAPVTSAPAAVRTDAAALGDVTLTVWDQEVRGGQAAQMKQLNAAFEAKYPNIRLNRVSRSFDDLNTTLRLALSGNEPPDVVEANNGRSSMGAFVKAGQLRPLDAYADAYGWKRRYPESVLRYSRYSADGKLFGEGNLYGLPQVGEVVGVFYNKAKLTGLGLQPPRTWADFETALGTAKAAGEVPLQLGNLDKWPAIHVFGTVQGRHVPPRQISTLAFGRKGASWTTPENTAAAEQLVSWVDKGYFNKGFNGQGYDPAWQAFGKGQGVFLIGGTWLLADLQKALGADLGFMLPPGVTADAAPVATGGTGLPFAITAKSPNPDAAAAYIDFITSADAMRTLTRTGNLPVAETGQQSVPAGPQQDVFTAFGTVTAKDGLVPYLDYATPTFADTLGAALQDLLAKKTAPQEFLTTLEKDYKTFAESNG, encoded by the coding sequence ATGACCCCCTCGACGCGACGGCCACGCCGCGCCCCGGCGACCGCGGCGACCGCGCTGCTCGCCGCCGCCCTCGTCCTGACCGCGTGTGCCCCCGGCTCCACCGCCCCGCCCGCCCCCGTGACCTCGGCCCCGGCCGCCGTCCGCACCGACGCCGCCGCCCTCGGCGACGTCACGCTCACCGTCTGGGACCAGGAGGTGCGCGGCGGGCAGGCGGCCCAGATGAAGCAGCTCAACGCCGCCTTCGAGGCCAAGTACCCCAACATCAGGCTCAACCGGGTCTCCCGCTCCTTCGACGACCTCAACACCACCCTCCGCCTCGCGCTCAGCGGCAACGAGCCGCCCGACGTGGTCGAGGCCAACAACGGCCGCTCGTCGATGGGCGCGTTCGTCAAGGCCGGCCAGCTCCGCCCCCTCGACGCCTACGCCGACGCCTACGGCTGGAAGCGGCGCTACCCGGAGTCGGTGCTGCGCTACTCGCGCTACAGCGCCGACGGCAAGCTCTTCGGCGAGGGCAACCTGTACGGCCTGCCGCAGGTCGGCGAGGTCGTCGGCGTCTTCTACAACAAGGCCAAGCTGACCGGGCTCGGCCTGCAGCCGCCGAGGACGTGGGCCGACTTCGAGACCGCGCTCGGCACCGCCAAGGCCGCCGGCGAGGTGCCGCTGCAGCTCGGCAACCTCGACAAGTGGCCGGCCATCCACGTCTTCGGCACCGTGCAGGGCCGCCACGTGCCGCCGCGGCAGATCTCCACCCTCGCCTTCGGCCGCAAGGGCGCCTCCTGGACCACCCCGGAGAACACCGCCGCCGCCGAGCAGCTCGTGAGCTGGGTGGACAAGGGCTACTTCAACAAGGGCTTCAACGGCCAGGGCTACGACCCGGCCTGGCAGGCGTTCGGCAAGGGCCAGGGCGTCTTCCTCATCGGCGGCACCTGGCTGCTGGCCGACCTGCAGAAGGCCCTCGGCGCCGACCTCGGCTTCATGCTGCCGCCCGGCGTCACGGCCGACGCCGCGCCGGTCGCCACCGGCGGCACCGGCCTGCCCTTCGCCATCACCGCCAAGAGCCCCAACCCGGACGCGGCCGCGGCGTACATCGACTTCATCACCAGCGCCGACGCCATGCGAACGCTGACCCGGACCGGCAACCTGCCGGTGGCCGAGACCGGGCAGCAGAGCGTGCCGGCGGGGCCGCAGCAGGACGTCTTCACCGCGTTCGGCACGGTCACCGCCAAGGACGGGCTGGTGCCGTACCTGGACTACGCCACCCCGACCTTCGCCGACACGCTCGGCGCGGCCCTGCAGGACCTGCTGGCGAAGAAGACGGCGCCGCAGGAGTTCCTGACCACCCTGGAGAAGGACTACAAGACCTTCGCCGAGAGCAACGGATGA